A part of Leptospira inadai serovar Lyme str. 10 genomic DNA contains:
- a CDS encoding AAA domain-containing protein: MSSRYEDLRESLRKERDAEVARYKEELANADIARRISSGICVYPVVFEDSEVGPEGYWRVHLRPTKAKGVPEAFRTGGPVRLFKESDEITSVLLKCSDDSYILSLEEVPDWLEEGKLGLEILPDETSYKEWDRALLKIIHAERGTRAKFFSDLFLGEIELKFPNFAMESGISPELNDSQRRAISAILQTEDLILLHGPPGTGKTKTITEAIRILVDRGKKILASAPTNAATDLLAESLGRMGVSALRIGHPARMSESVLSVSLDANLNRHPDFKLIERDKKEIGELLKKAGKYKRTFGREEAEDRKRLYQEAKELRKGIRERQKILVRYLLESHPVIVCTHTGASSSLLDKLNFDYAVLDEGSQATEPASWIPILRAERIVIAGDPRQLPPTVLSEDPLLKIPLMERLLDSMDSIGRVYLLDTQYRMTDPIQSFPNRRFYAGRLVSGIPEEIRSANPFPSETPLFGSSFVFIDTSGTDSGEELFDASLGNRWEAEFTITILKRILESGWLPEDLVLISPYRYQRFLLEEILRKELPIVGETIEIETVDSFQGREKKGVIFSLVRSNSEGNIGFLSEERRWNVGMTRAKRLLVLIGDGSTLGEQEFFQDLIQEAESCGEVRTAWEFLE; the protein is encoded by the coding sequence TCGGAAGTCGGGCCGGAGGGGTATTGGCGGGTGCATCTCCGGCCGACTAAAGCCAAAGGAGTCCCGGAAGCCTTCCGGACCGGAGGGCCGGTTCGGCTCTTCAAGGAATCGGATGAGATTACTTCGGTTTTACTAAAATGCTCGGATGATTCCTATATACTTTCCTTGGAAGAAGTTCCGGATTGGTTGGAAGAGGGAAAGCTGGGATTGGAAATCCTTCCGGATGAAACCAGCTATAAAGAATGGGATCGCGCTCTCCTGAAAATCATTCACGCAGAACGCGGAACGAGGGCAAAATTTTTCTCGGATTTGTTCCTGGGTGAAATCGAATTAAAATTTCCTAATTTTGCAATGGAATCCGGTATCTCGCCGGAATTGAACGATTCTCAAAGAAGAGCGATTTCCGCTATTTTACAGACGGAAGATCTGATTCTGCTTCACGGTCCGCCGGGTACCGGGAAGACCAAGACGATCACGGAAGCGATACGCATCTTGGTGGACCGCGGTAAGAAAATCCTCGCGTCGGCTCCCACGAATGCGGCTACGGATCTTCTCGCAGAATCCCTCGGACGAATGGGAGTCTCCGCCCTTAGAATCGGGCACCCTGCGAGAATGAGCGAATCCGTTTTAAGCGTTTCGTTGGATGCTAACTTAAATCGACACCCCGATTTCAAACTGATAGAACGGGATAAAAAGGAAATCGGCGAGTTACTAAAGAAAGCGGGGAAGTACAAGCGAACCTTCGGCAGGGAAGAAGCCGAGGATAGAAAGCGACTCTATCAGGAAGCGAAGGAACTTAGAAAAGGAATCAGGGAGAGGCAAAAAATCCTAGTCAGATATCTACTGGAATCCCATCCGGTGATCGTTTGCACGCATACGGGAGCATCTTCCTCCTTATTAGATAAATTGAATTTTGATTATGCCGTATTGGACGAGGGCAGTCAGGCGACCGAACCCGCTTCCTGGATCCCGATTCTTCGAGCCGAAAGAATCGTAATTGCGGGAGATCCTAGACAATTACCGCCGACTGTTCTGTCGGAAGATCCTCTATTGAAAATTCCGCTCATGGAACGTTTACTGGATAGTATGGATTCTATCGGTCGAGTATATTTGTTGGATACTCAATACAGGATGACGGATCCGATTCAATCGTTTCCGAATCGAAGATTTTATGCGGGTCGGTTGGTTTCCGGAATTCCCGAGGAGATACGATCGGCAAATCCGTTTCCATCCGAGACTCCGCTTTTCGGCTCCAGCTTCGTATTTATTGATACCTCGGGTACCGATTCGGGAGAAGAGCTATTTGATGCGAGTCTTGGCAATCGTTGGGAGGCCGAGTTTACCATCACCATTCTCAAACGCATCTTAGAGTCCGGATGGTTACCGGAAGATCTGGTGCTAATTTCTCCCTATCGCTATCAAAGATTTTTACTGGAAGAGATTCTAAGAAAGGAATTACCGATCGTTGGAGAAACGATCGAAATAGAGACGGTCGATTCTTTTCAAGGAAGAGAGAAAAAAGGGGTTATCTTTAGCTTGGTTCGATCCAACTCGGAAGGGAATATCGGCTTCCTCTCGGAAGAGCGTCGCTGGAACGTCGGCATGACAAGAGCGAAACGATTGTTGGTTTTGATCGGAGACGGTTCGACGCTCGGAGAGCAGGAGTTTTTTCAAGATTTGATTCAGGAAGCCGAATCCTGCGGCGAAGTCAGAACTGCGTGGGAGTTTTTAGAATAA
- a CDS encoding NrsF family protein, whose product MSLPSDSDRSEKLILSLGTDLKPTRPLRQGTLVLVLVSLLALAIPLGQGTAFFLSRNAFPGWWPEPALFIVWGLASAYLLSRLAFPEESSAGLIWLSFSGLLLWLGFSFGKFLAEIHTAHSTHIGLCSLTLAIFSLTLGGFASFWIRKMIPGNPLIASLGILSFLLAGSNLTLKFICPDQSGFHIFFSHGVASIFWIAISALPLRNKLRW is encoded by the coding sequence ATGTCTTTGCCGAGCGATTCCGATCGATCCGAGAAACTGATTCTTTCGTTAGGAACAGATTTGAAACCGACTCGTCCTCTTAGGCAGGGGACCCTAGTTTTAGTCTTGGTCTCCCTTCTTGCGTTGGCAATCCCGCTAGGTCAAGGAACTGCCTTTTTTCTGTCTCGCAATGCCTTCCCTGGATGGTGGCCGGAACCTGCGCTTTTTATAGTTTGGGGATTGGCTTCCGCCTATTTACTTTCTAGACTAGCCTTTCCGGAAGAATCCTCTGCCGGCCTGATTTGGTTGTCTTTTTCTGGCCTATTACTCTGGTTAGGATTTTCTTTTGGAAAGTTTTTAGCGGAGATTCACACGGCGCATTCCACTCATATCGGGTTATGCTCCCTTACTTTGGCCATTTTTTCCTTAACCCTAGGTGGATTTGCATCCTTCTGGATTCGGAAGATGATTCCCGGAAATCCTCTCATTGCCTCCTTGGGTATCTTGAGTTTTTTATTGGCCGGCTCTAATCTAACGCTGAAATTCATTTGCCCGGATCAAAGCGGGTTCCATATCTTTTTTTCTCACGGAGTTGCTTCCATTTTCTGGATCGCAATTTCTGCGCTGCCGTTACGCAATAAATTGCGCTGGTAG
- a CDS encoding RNA polymerase sigma factor translates to MSEKAKIWETLATRMKKSQEGDSREYELLLRQVRDILRAFLVSRISHIEDREDLLQEILIGIHKAKNSYRPDRPFAPWLFSIARYKTIDHLRKSKKRDRTVLAEMEDFAQIQNPEKEDAWMLAEGIEAWLSVLDERQKEILKMAKIHGYSVREISEKTGLSESNVKVIVHRSVQKIRKVFSGEEGSQTGPGTSK, encoded by the coding sequence ATGTCTGAAAAAGCGAAAATATGGGAAACTCTTGCGACTCGAATGAAGAAATCGCAAGAAGGCGATTCCCGGGAATACGAGCTTCTTCTTAGGCAGGTTCGAGATATACTTAGGGCTTTTTTGGTTTCTAGAATCTCCCATATCGAGGATCGCGAAGATTTGCTTCAGGAAATCCTGATCGGGATTCATAAAGCCAAGAATTCGTATCGCCCGGATCGACCGTTTGCTCCTTGGCTTTTTTCTATCGCTAGATATAAGACAATCGATCATCTTCGAAAGTCAAAGAAGAGAGATCGGACGGTTCTGGCGGAAATGGAAGATTTCGCGCAAATACAGAATCCCGAAAAAGAAGACGCTTGGATGCTGGCGGAGGGAATCGAGGCCTGGCTTTCCGTCTTGGACGAGCGGCAAAAGGAAATTCTAAAAATGGCAAAAATTCACGGATATAGCGTTCGGGAGATTTCCGAAAAAACCGGTCTTTCCGAATCGAATGTGAAGGTGATTGTACATAGGTCTGTTCAAAAAATTCGCAAAGTTTTTTCGGGGGAAGAGGGATCCCAAACCGGTCCAGGGACGTCCAAGTAA
- a CDS encoding GNAT family N-acetyltransferase: MSYSPQARSIGSIRGLSVPDWEGISDPNNPFSDYEFYAALESTSCIGDRTSWQPKYVIAEDSAGLHSALPFFLKYDSYGEYIFDHAWANLFSQNDLEYYPKGLVAYPFTPVTGRRILRREGVPLAQALDVLLPELLRTSKEENLSSIHFLFLEEDEAIELSKRGFATRISHQYHWQNRGYSDFDSFLNEFRSKKRMQIRKERENVRESGIRISIVEGDSISKAHMDAMFRFYTDTYSRKWGSPYLNLAFFREAWQTFRDKIVLILAEKEGETIGGTLNLRKGNKFYGRYWGSKGHYPFLHFECCYYAPIEYSIRKGIRTFEAGAQGEQKFLRGFPAVPTYSSHFIFHSGARNAIERFLENERMHMQEMIQVTNEHSPLKEVPGMSDKEAK; the protein is encoded by the coding sequence ATGTCCTATTCTCCCCAAGCAAGATCCATCGGTTCGATTCGCGGCCTTTCCGTTCCGGATTGGGAAGGAATCAGTGATCCGAATAATCCATTTTCCGATTATGAATTTTATGCCGCCTTGGAATCGACTTCTTGCATCGGCGATCGCACCTCCTGGCAACCGAAATACGTGATCGCGGAAGATTCCGCAGGTTTGCATTCAGCACTTCCTTTTTTTCTAAAATACGATTCTTATGGAGAATATATATTCGATCACGCCTGGGCAAATCTCTTCTCCCAAAACGATCTGGAGTATTATCCTAAAGGATTGGTTGCGTATCCGTTTACTCCGGTCACCGGTCGCAGAATTCTTCGTAGGGAGGGAGTTCCCTTGGCCCAGGCCCTCGATGTACTGCTACCGGAGTTATTGCGTACTTCGAAAGAAGAGAATCTCTCGAGCATTCATTTTCTTTTTTTGGAAGAAGACGAGGCGATTGAACTGTCTAAGAGAGGTTTTGCGACTCGCATAAGCCATCAATACCATTGGCAAAACAGGGGTTATTCCGATTTCGACTCTTTCTTAAACGAATTCCGATCTAAGAAAAGGATGCAAATTCGGAAAGAAAGGGAAAACGTCCGTGAATCCGGAATTCGAATCAGTATTGTCGAAGGGGATTCGATTTCTAAAGCCCATATGGATGCAATGTTTCGGTTCTATACGGATACGTATTCCAGGAAATGGGGATCGCCTTATTTGAATCTGGCTTTTTTCCGCGAAGCCTGGCAGACATTTAGAGATAAGATAGTTTTAATCCTGGCCGAAAAAGAAGGCGAAACAATCGGAGGCACATTGAATCTCCGAAAAGGAAATAAATTCTACGGACGTTACTGGGGCTCGAAGGGGCATTATCCTTTTTTACATTTTGAATGTTGTTATTATGCGCCTATCGAATATTCCATTCGTAAGGGAATCCGCACTTTCGAGGCCGGGGCTCAAGGAGAGCAGAAATTTCTGAGAGGCTTTCCAGCCGTTCCAACATACAGTTCGCATTTTATTTTCCATTCGGGAGCTCGAAATGCAATTGAACGATTCTTGGAAAACGAAAGAATGCATATGCAGGAAATGATCCAGGTGACGAATGAGCATTCGCCGTTAAAAGAAGTTCCCGGAATGTCCGACAAGGAAGCGAAATGA
- the clpS gene encoding ATP-dependent Clp protease adapter ClpS gives MSEVYRFDTEEQVLTKEKLKLKKPPKYRVVILNDDYTPMEFVVWILRVVFYRTAAESERIMLQAHTTGKALCGVYSHDVAKTKVAETHKLAEQHGHPLQCQMEIEEGEEEP, from the coding sequence ATGAGCGAGGTCTATCGTTTCGATACGGAAGAGCAAGTCCTAACCAAGGAGAAGCTCAAATTGAAGAAGCCGCCTAAATATAGGGTGGTCATTCTAAACGACGATTACACTCCGATGGAGTTTGTGGTTTGGATTTTACGCGTGGTATTTTATCGTACCGCAGCAGAAAGTGAAAGAATTATGCTGCAAGCCCATACGACCGGGAAGGCGCTCTGCGGAGTCTATTCTCATGACGTTGCCAAGACCAAGGTAGCTGAAACACATAAACTTGCTGAACAACACGGCCACCCGCTTCAATGCCAGATGGAAATTGAAGAGGGAGAGGAGGAACCATGA
- the clpA gene encoding ATP-dependent Clp protease ATP-binding subunit ClpA — protein MTLSEDLERSLNQARIEAVKRRNEYITLEHMLLALTYDPIGQEVLLACGADLETLRNELREYLDTEMESVPETFGDIEPEYTVGAQRVLQLAAFHVQSTQKKKLDGGYVLASLFREDQSHAVFFLSRQDISRFDVVRYISHGIRKDGKKVTPEGLEEATKPESGNPLKDFCADLTEKARLGKLDPLVGRSEEIDRTIHILARRRKNNPIFVGDAGVGKTAIVEGLALSIVAGKVPESLKQTRIFSLDMGLLLAGTKFRGEFEERLKNVLQSVTADPNNVLFVDEIHTIIGAGAVSGGSLDASNLLKPALANGELRCIGTTTYKEYKAIFEKDHALSRRFQKVEVNEPSVDETIRILKGLLPKYEEFHAVKYSSQAVEEAARLADRYILDRKLPDKAIDLIDEAGAKVKIRSSAKSKTVTVKDVEDLVSKIAKVPTRTVKADDRDKLKELDVELKKRIYGQDRAVQEIVQAIRLSRSGLSEPGKPVGSFLFAGPTGVGKTELSKQLASILGVEFIRFDMSEYMEKHTVSRLIGSPPGYVGFEQGGQLTDAIVRTPHCVLLLDEIEKAHEDIYNILLQIMDHATLTDNNGRKADFKQVILIMTTNTGARERAANPLGFENTALLDRGLKAIERQFSPEFRNRLTAIIEFSSLEEDVVSRVVRKQLELLDERLKEKRISLEYEDEVLLFIARKAYDPLFGARPVQRWIDSNISKKLSEEILFGELRSGGRVLLREVDNELTLTFSPHEPMTK, from the coding sequence ATGACCCTGTCCGAAGATTTAGAAAGAAGTCTAAACCAAGCCCGAATCGAAGCGGTAAAACGGAGAAACGAATACATTACTCTAGAGCATATGCTCCTAGCGCTTACCTATGATCCGATCGGTCAGGAAGTCCTTCTCGCCTGTGGAGCCGATTTGGAAACTTTACGGAACGAATTACGCGAATATCTGGACACCGAAATGGAATCGGTCCCGGAAACGTTCGGAGATATAGAACCGGAATACACCGTCGGCGCACAGAGGGTTCTTCAGTTGGCCGCTTTCCATGTCCAATCCACGCAAAAGAAAAAATTAGACGGGGGTTATGTTCTTGCTTCCCTATTTCGAGAGGACCAATCCCACGCGGTCTTCTTTCTCTCTCGGCAGGATATTTCCAGATTCGATGTGGTTCGTTATATTTCTCACGGGATTCGCAAGGATGGAAAAAAAGTTACTCCGGAAGGTTTGGAAGAAGCTACAAAGCCCGAATCAGGAAATCCTCTAAAAGATTTTTGCGCGGATTTAACCGAAAAGGCTAGGCTAGGAAAATTAGATCCTTTAGTCGGGCGGTCGGAAGAAATCGATAGAACGATTCATATTCTCGCAAGGCGCAGAAAAAATAATCCGATCTTCGTGGGAGATGCCGGTGTCGGTAAGACTGCAATTGTCGAAGGATTGGCGTTAAGTATCGTTGCCGGAAAAGTTCCGGAATCGCTAAAGCAAACGCGGATTTTTTCGTTGGATATGGGATTGCTGCTCGCAGGAACCAAATTCCGAGGAGAGTTTGAAGAGAGACTAAAGAATGTCTTACAGTCCGTGACGGCGGATCCGAATAACGTTCTCTTTGTGGACGAAATTCATACCATCATCGGTGCCGGTGCCGTTTCCGGCGGTTCCTTGGATGCTTCGAACCTGCTCAAGCCTGCTTTGGCAAACGGAGAATTGCGGTGTATCGGGACGACTACTTACAAAGAATACAAAGCCATCTTCGAGAAGGATCACGCGCTTTCTCGCCGGTTTCAAAAGGTGGAAGTCAATGAACCGAGCGTGGACGAAACCATTCGGATTTTAAAAGGACTTCTTCCTAAATACGAGGAATTTCATGCGGTAAAATATTCCTCTCAAGCGGTGGAAGAGGCCGCTCGATTGGCGGATCGATATATCTTGGATCGCAAACTTCCGGATAAAGCGATCGATCTGATCGACGAAGCCGGTGCCAAGGTAAAGATTCGATCTTCCGCGAAAAGCAAAACGGTGACCGTCAAAGACGTGGAAGATCTGGTTTCAAAAATCGCGAAAGTTCCTACCCGTACCGTGAAAGCCGATGACAGGGACAAACTCAAGGAACTGGACGTCGAACTTAAGAAACGGATCTACGGGCAAGACAGAGCCGTTCAAGAAATCGTTCAAGCGATTCGCTTATCACGAAGCGGTTTGTCGGAACCGGGCAAACCGGTTGGATCCTTTCTTTTCGCAGGGCCTACGGGTGTGGGTAAAACGGAACTTTCCAAACAACTGGCATCGATTTTAGGTGTGGAATTTATTCGGTTCGATATGAGCGAATATATGGAAAAACATACGGTCTCTCGTTTGATCGGATCTCCACCGGGCTACGTCGGCTTTGAGCAAGGGGGGCAATTGACGGATGCAATCGTTCGAACTCCTCATTGCGTACTGCTCTTGGATGAAATCGAAAAGGCTCATGAAGATATTTATAATATTCTTCTACAAATTATGGATCATGCCACTTTAACCGATAACAACGGTAGAAAGGCGGATTTTAAACAAGTGATTCTGATTATGACGACGAACACCGGCGCCAGGGAGCGCGCGGCGAATCCTTTAGGGTTCGAGAATACGGCGCTACTTGATCGGGGTTTGAAAGCGATCGAGAGGCAATTTTCTCCCGAATTTAGGAATCGTCTAACGGCCATCATAGAATTTTCTTCGCTGGAAGAAGATGTCGTTTCCCGAGTAGTCCGCAAACAATTAGAGCTTTTAGACGAGCGGTTAAAGGAAAAACGGATCTCTCTGGAATACGAAGACGAGGTACTGTTGTTTATCGCAAGGAAAGCGTATGACCCGCTATTCGGCGCTAGACCTGTTCAAAGATGGATCGATTCGAATATCTCTAAAAAGCTTTCCGAGGAAATTTTGTTCGGTGAGCTTCGAAGCGGCGGACGCGTCTTACTTCGCGAAGTAGATAACGAGTTGACTTTGACATTTTCCCCTCACGAGCCGATGACGAAGTGA
- the ggt gene encoding gamma-glutamyltransferase — translation MIQSNGGLVPKKSILLAFVLLSVFASCKDNYLTIEGRTISTVGLVPPKSGVSAKQLFTESKNVMISTDSREASRAGLEIYKKGGNAVDVAIAASFAVSVTRPQSTGIGGGGFLLLHNSRDRKTYAFDFRERAPRSASRDMYKEKPKEDSLLGYRSVGVPGTVAGLVKVQKQFGKLSLQEVMAPAIRLAEVGFPIYEDLREAIQESSEDMSPGMKEIFIPKGKMPNTGDILIQKDLAKTLRIISETGEREFYNGRIAQSLGRLMREQGGSVFETDLARYQVRESPPLEIEYRGYKIRTMVPPSSGVHMLTMLRMLETKKLKELYKSSKADYYHFLAEVMRRGYSDRAVIGGDPNYTNVPISLLLSPEYALAKISDFQPGLSTPSSVYLNRLNLRTESPQTTHISVVDSEGNAVSTTQSVNYRFGAAVILDGYGFVLNDTMDDFSRSPGEPNVYGLIGAEANSIRPGKTPLSSMSPTIVMKDDETFLVTGAPGGSYIVNAVLQSLLFNLDFQLTLYESVAKARIHHQFFPDALYIEGAAMDTAVSNQLKSKKHEIRVGPNFAKLFSVKREKGVLYGAADPRGDGVPLGE, via the coding sequence ATGATTCAAAGTAACGGTGGCTTAGTTCCCAAAAAATCGATTCTTCTCGCCTTCGTTCTTCTAAGCGTATTCGCTTCCTGTAAGGATAACTATCTTACGATCGAGGGACGTACGATTTCGACGGTTGGGTTGGTCCCGCCGAAGTCCGGCGTTTCTGCTAAGCAACTCTTTACGGAATCGAAGAATGTCATGATTTCTACGGATTCAAGAGAGGCGTCTCGAGCAGGTTTAGAAATTTATAAAAAAGGCGGGAATGCGGTGGATGTAGCTATCGCCGCCTCTTTTGCGGTTTCCGTAACTCGTCCACAATCGACCGGGATAGGAGGCGGAGGATTTTTACTCTTACATAACTCGCGTGATAGAAAAACATACGCCTTTGATTTTAGAGAACGAGCGCCTCGTTCCGCGTCTCGAGACATGTACAAGGAAAAACCGAAAGAAGATTCGTTATTAGGATATCGCTCCGTAGGTGTTCCGGGTACGGTTGCAGGATTGGTAAAAGTTCAGAAGCAATTCGGGAAATTGTCCTTACAGGAAGTTATGGCGCCTGCGATTCGCCTGGCCGAAGTAGGATTTCCGATTTATGAGGATTTACGCGAGGCGATTCAGGAATCTTCCGAGGATATGAGCCCTGGAATGAAAGAAATATTTATTCCGAAAGGTAAAATGCCGAATACCGGAGACATATTGATTCAGAAGGACCTTGCAAAAACGTTGAGGATTATCTCAGAAACCGGCGAACGAGAATTTTACAACGGACGAATCGCACAAAGCCTTGGAAGGTTGATGAGGGAGCAAGGAGGGTCGGTCTTTGAAACCGATTTGGCTAGGTATCAAGTAAGAGAATCTCCTCCCTTGGAAATCGAATATAGGGGGTATAAAATACGCACTATGGTTCCGCCGTCCTCCGGAGTTCATATGCTGACCATGTTGCGGATGCTGGAAACGAAGAAATTGAAGGAATTATATAAGTCTTCCAAGGCGGACTATTATCATTTTTTAGCGGAAGTCATGCGAAGAGGATACTCGGATAGAGCCGTCATTGGCGGTGATCCGAATTATACGAATGTTCCGATATCTCTTTTACTTTCGCCCGAATATGCATTGGCGAAAATTTCCGATTTTCAACCGGGATTGTCGACGCCGAGCTCCGTCTATTTAAATCGTTTAAATTTAAGAACCGAGTCTCCCCAAACGACTCATATATCCGTCGTCGATTCGGAGGGAAATGCCGTTTCCACGACTCAATCGGTAAATTATCGATTTGGAGCTGCGGTCATTTTAGACGGTTATGGATTCGTATTAAACGACACCATGGATGACTTCAGTAGATCACCGGGCGAACCGAACGTTTACGGATTGATCGGAGCCGAAGCGAATTCGATTCGTCCCGGTAAAACGCCTTTAAGTTCCATGTCACCGACCATCGTGATGAAGGACGATGAAACCTTTCTAGTAACAGGGGCTCCAGGCGGTTCTTATATCGTGAATGCGGTTTTGCAATCTCTTTTGTTCAATCTGGACTTTCAGCTTACTTTGTATGAATCCGTGGCCAAGGCAAGAATTCATCATCAATTCTTTCCGGATGCTTTATACATAGAGGGTGCCGCAATGGATACCGCCGTTTCCAATCAGCTTAAGTCTAAAAAGCATGAGATTCGAGTCGGCCCTAATTTTGCGAAATTATTTTCGGTCAAGCGAGAGAAGGGCGTACTGTACGGCGCAGCCGATCCGAGGGGGGACGGAGTTCCCCTGGGCGAGTGA
- the gshA gene encoding glutamate--cysteine ligase produces the protein MKRNAPSLVCPNLRHAVKAKHGLEKESMRIFSDGRIATTPHPKELGSSLTNHYIKTDFSEPQLEFATNARPRIEAIVRELQDLHIFTSRHLQNEWIWPFSMPPILPKEEKDIPLGQYGASFSGEWKTIYRNGLGHRYGRRMQTISGVHYNFSFSNLFLRQIFEKEISKFSKEEISEMYLSVIRNFFRKVHFVLYLTGATPAFDETFLPVPVDFPFSKHKLRTYFAPYATSLRMSEIGYTSKVQDGLPINYNSLQEYIDGMCYSVNTPYSGYESFGGPPNQLNPNYLQIENEFYSPIRPKQIPKNQERPLEALQNRGIQYIEIRCLDLEPESPTGVSKPSLAYIQMILLDGILRPSQAILDSEKERIRENTKRVIWEGRKPGLKILGESNSEIDFVQEGKDFTNSLFPIAEELDRHSGRTFYRETLYAMLAKWDDPGKTPSGRFLNRLLEENWEFSDLGIHLAKENYRNQSQMELTPGKWNSFEKEVHRSVWERDKIEETEKVRKHPTPKICNH, from the coding sequence ATGAAACGAAATGCGCCGAGTTTAGTATGCCCCAATTTGCGACATGCCGTCAAAGCGAAGCATGGATTGGAAAAGGAAAGTATGCGAATCTTTTCGGATGGACGGATTGCCACGACTCCGCATCCGAAGGAATTAGGCTCAAGCCTGACAAATCATTATATTAAAACGGATTTTTCGGAACCTCAGTTGGAGTTTGCTACGAACGCAAGACCCAGAATCGAGGCGATCGTGAGAGAACTCCAGGATCTTCATATTTTTACTTCCCGCCATCTTCAAAACGAATGGATTTGGCCGTTCAGCATGCCCCCGATTCTTCCCAAAGAAGAAAAGGATATCCCTTTAGGACAGTACGGCGCCTCATTCTCGGGCGAATGGAAAACGATTTATCGGAACGGACTCGGCCATCGATACGGGAGAAGGATGCAGACAATTTCGGGGGTTCATTATAATTTTTCCTTTTCGAACCTCTTTTTGAGGCAAATTTTCGAAAAGGAAATCTCTAAATTTAGTAAAGAAGAAATTTCCGAAATGTATCTTTCCGTCATCCGTAATTTTTTTCGGAAAGTTCATTTCGTACTTTATTTAACCGGAGCGACTCCTGCGTTCGATGAAACGTTTCTTCCCGTTCCGGTCGACTTTCCTTTTTCGAAGCATAAATTGCGTACTTATTTCGCACCTTACGCCACTTCATTGCGAATGAGCGAAATCGGATATACGAGTAAGGTCCAGGATGGATTGCCGATTAATTACAATTCTCTACAGGAATATATCGATGGAATGTGCTACTCGGTTAACACTCCTTATTCTGGGTATGAAAGTTTCGGAGGTCCTCCGAATCAATTAAATCCGAATTATCTTCAAATCGAAAACGAATTCTATTCCCCGATACGACCCAAGCAAATTCCGAAAAATCAGGAACGTCCGTTGGAAGCGCTACAAAATCGAGGAATTCAGTATATCGAGATACGATGTTTGGACCTGGAACCCGAATCACCGACAGGAGTCAGTAAACCGAGCTTGGCTTATATTCAAATGATTCTCCTAGACGGGATTTTACGTCCGAGTCAGGCCATACTAGATTCCGAAAAAGAAAGAATTCGTGAAAATACGAAACGAGTCATCTGGGAAGGTCGAAAGCCGGGTTTAAAGATTTTAGGAGAATCGAATTCCGAAATCGATTTCGTGCAGGAGGGCAAGGACTTTACCAATTCTCTTTTTCCGATCGCCGAGGAGTTAGATCGCCACTCCGGAAGAACGTTTTATCGAGAAACCCTGTATGCCATGCTCGCTAAGTGGGATGATCCTGGAAAAACTCCATCCGGTCGGTTCTTAAACAGATTATTGGAAGAGAATTGGGAATTCTCGGATTTGGGAATTCATTTAGCCAAGGAAAACTACCGAAATCAATCTCAAATGGAGCTAACGCCGGGTAAATGGAATTCCTTCGAAAAAGAAGTTCATCGATCCGTTTGGGAGAGGGATAAAATTGAGGAAACTGAAAAAGTCCGGAAGCATCCCACGCCGAAAATATGCAACCATTGA